A region of Chloracidobacterium sp. DNA encodes the following proteins:
- a CDS encoding queuosine precursor transporter — protein sequence MAAPRQYRYFDLIMAAFVAVLLCSNLIGVHKVSSVDLPLIGEYIYGTGVLFFPLSYLFGDILTEVYGYARSRKVIWAGFAALIFASLMSYVVTSLPAATTMSADQQAAVSLIFGQTWRIVLASLLGFWAGEFVNSFVLAKMKILTAGKYLWMRTIGSTFAGEAVDSLIFYPIAFLGTWSNEQVVTVMIGNYIIKVLWEVLATPFTYKIVSFLKRAEHEDFYDSETNFNPFTIDVTNGTN from the coding sequence ATGGCAGCACCAAGGCAGTATCGCTACTTTGACCTGATAATGGCGGCATTTGTCGCGGTTTTGCTGTGTTCCAACCTTATCGGAGTGCATAAGGTATCGTCGGTAGATCTACCCTTGATCGGCGAATATATTTACGGCACCGGCGTCTTATTTTTCCCGCTCAGCTATCTTTTCGGCGATATTTTGACCGAAGTTTACGGCTACGCTCGTTCGCGAAAGGTGATCTGGGCCGGTTTTGCTGCGTTGATCTTTGCTTCGCTAATGTCGTATGTCGTGACAAGCCTGCCTGCCGCTACAACAATGTCAGCCGACCAACAAGCCGCAGTTAGCTTGATCTTTGGACAGACTTGGCGCATCGTTCTCGCTTCCCTTTTGGGATTCTGGGCGGGTGAATTTGTAAATTCGTTCGTGCTGGCAAAGATGAAAATACTGACCGCAGGCAAATACCTTTGGATGCGAACTATCGGCTCTACATTCGCAGGTGAAGCGGTGGATAGCTTGATCTTTTACCCGATCGCGTTTCTGGGAACATGGTCAAACGAACAGGTTGTCACCGTAATGATAGGCAACTATATCATCAAGGTTCTGTGGGAAGTTTTGGCGACGCCATTTACTTACAAGATTGTTAGCTTTCTGAAACGTGCCGAACACGAAGATTTCTACGACAGCGAAACAAACTTCAATCCATTTACTATAGATGTGACCAATGGAACGAACTAG
- the rpsT gene encoding 30S ribosomal protein S20, whose protein sequence is MANHKSAEKRVRQNARRKEINRNNRSKLRTQIKKLRTSLATHNKSESTELLNPTVSLIDKAVNKGIIHKNTAARYKSRLTRHVAELA, encoded by the coding sequence ATGGCTAATCATAAATCAGCAGAAAAGCGCGTCAGGCAAAATGCGAGACGCAAAGAGATCAACCGCAACAACCGCAGCAAATTGCGCACGCAGATCAAAAAGCTGCGTACATCGTTAGCAACGCATAACAAATCGGAGAGTACCGAGTTGCTGAATCCGACCGTTTCGTTGATCGATAAGGCGGTAAATAAAGGAATTATTCATAAAAACACAGCAGCGAGATATAAATCGCGTCTGACAAGGCACGTTGCAGAACTCGCCTAG
- a CDS encoding J domain-containing protein: protein MVNYYDILKVSPKASKAEIKSAYRRLARKLHPDSKTGSEETALKFAAIAEAWEILGNSKERAKYDQRILQQQFNGNGNDFSDSLFNSSNRHALRWRQMVYEKRYNDIIDRMMEEERRESTAFQRAIFPLVSFLFSTVLVTALRPQFFAQAGVIGNIVIVSLFVAGIIHLIGRIREGFDRYTESDDSIHDSILDGNVRQEPRRSQYAVAAALIGGFFVCIGIGFLIGTQVHFAADLSPMMFSAELKPEFIFYPPIITLFVDMIHSVTYRFEG, encoded by the coding sequence ATGGTGAATTACTACGACATTTTGAAAGTGTCACCAAAGGCATCAAAGGCCGAGATCAAATCGGCCTATCGCCGTCTCGCGCGCAAACTTCACCCCGACAGCAAAACAGGCTCTGAGGAAACGGCCCTGAAATTCGCGGCTATCGCAGAAGCCTGGGAAATACTCGGAAATTCCAAAGAGCGTGCAAAATACGACCAGCGAATATTGCAGCAGCAGTTCAATGGTAACGGCAACGACTTTTCAGATTCGCTTTTTAATTCGTCCAATCGCCATGCACTGCGGTGGCGGCAAATGGTCTATGAAAAGCGTTATAACGACATTATAGACCGCATGATGGAAGAGGAACGCCGCGAATCAACGGCGTTTCAAAGGGCTATTTTCCCACTGGTTTCGTTCCTCTTTTCAACCGTGCTCGTAACGGCTCTTCGCCCGCAATTTTTTGCTCAAGCGGGCGTGATCGGCAACATTGTGATCGTTTCTTTGTTCGTCGCTGGAATTATTCATCTTATTGGGCGAATTCGCGAGGGATTTGACCGATATACAGAATCTGATGACAGCATCCACGACTCCATTTTAGATGGCAATGTGCGGCAGGAACCGCGACGCTCACAATATGCCGTCGCGGCGGCACTGATCGGAGGATTTTTTGTATGCATCGGCATCGGCTTTCTTATTGGAACACAGGTCCACTTTGCTGCCGATCTTTCGCCAATGATGTTCTCGGCCGAATTGAAGCCGGAATTTATATTTTATCCGCCCATAATTACTCTGTTTGTGGATATGATACACTCAGTTACTTATCGCTTTGAGGGTTGA
- a CDS encoding biopolymer transporter ExbD, whose translation MNTPHINVTPLIDVLLVLLIIFMVVAPLKPSSFKARIPSEPTYDGPITPHPDTLIVFIGADSSLKLNKETEMGNVSDSTKLIDRLKNVFAERIANGNVSASFADDPNRPTNDRIERTVFIKAPRTLDYGSVASVLDAVKLAGSYPISLQIDDLD comes from the coding sequence ATGAACACACCTCACATAAACGTCACACCGCTGATAGATGTCTTGCTGGTACTGCTTATTATTTTCATGGTGGTTGCGCCGTTGAAACCGAGCAGCTTCAAGGCACGCATTCCTTCAGAACCAACTTATGACGGTCCTATCACTCCACATCCCGATACCCTCATTGTATTCATCGGTGCAGACTCCTCGTTGAAACTGAACAAAGAGACAGAAATGGGAAACGTCAGTGACTCGACAAAACTGATCGACCGCCTTAAAAACGTATTTGCTGAACGGATAGCTAACGGCAATGTGTCAGCGTCATTCGCTGACGACCCAAACCGCCCTACAAACGACCGCATCGAGCGCACCGTTTTTATTAAAGCCCCGCGCACCCTCGATTACGGCAGCGTAGCCAGTGTTTTGGATGCAGTAAAATTGGCCGGATCCTATCCCATTAGCCTTCAGATCGATGATCTCGATTGA
- a CDS encoding CSLREA domain-containing protein — protein MKPSVPVLLVFFLCLFAAIDIRASVLTVTKTADTSDGICDADCSLREAVTVAASGDTVVFSTLFDTPQTITLTLGQINITQNLTITGTGAGLIDISANMDGRIFNISANLNVTMSGMKLRDGKVGVTAGDAQGGAIRVLIGSGNLDLSYMEFTNNYAFYNQPPFPTGLGAALYCSGCTMTLANLNVHHNLGPANGIYVDAGSVYIRDSVLMSNNGGIYGETLNMTNTTVTGHTFSGLGGRHITIINSKIVNNNGRGIYGGDTMTIENSTIAGNKEGGLTSFGTATIRNSMISNNKTLAGGGGGGIGNGGTMYIIGCSITGNQAAQGGGIWTSGGRLFVTNSTISGNTALGFSPVGLGGGIYNATTASSGSQVTLINSTIVNNQSRGMGGGIRQDATGTMTVRNTIIAQNISLSTNEADVSGSFISDGVNLVGNTTGSTGWISVDLLNQNANIAPFGNNGSNTWTHALLPGSPAINAGNNALTVDPQTMLPLMTDQRGFVRFVGGRNPTVDIGAYEASYSSSPVTVRGRITTFSGRGVDRTRIMLDDGTGNIRYGQTNPFGYYRFNNLIPGTTYTITISHKSSFFTFISPQFFTADQNRSDLNFITGL, from the coding sequence ATGAAACCTTCCGTGCCCGTTTTATTGGTCTTTTTTCTCTGCTTGTTTGCGGCAATTGATATTCGCGCATCGGTGCTGACGGTTACAAAGACAGCCGACACGAGCGATGGAATCTGCGACGCCGATTGCAGCCTCCGCGAAGCCGTCACCGTTGCCGCGTCGGGCGACACCGTTGTTTTTTCCACGCTTTTCGACACCCCCCAAACCATAACCCTAACCCTCGGCCAAATAAACATCACCCAAAACCTAACCATCACCGGCACTGGTGCAGGATTGATAGACATTAGCGCCAATATGGACGGGAGGATTTTTAATATCTCTGCCAATCTCAATGTGACCATGTCAGGAATGAAGCTTCGTGATGGGAAAGTCGGAGTTACTGCCGGAGACGCTCAAGGCGGGGCGATTCGAGTCTTAATTGGCAGCGGGAATCTTGACTTGTCGTATATGGAATTTACGAATAATTATGCTTTCTACAATCAACCTCCATTTCCTACTGGTTTGGGGGCAGCATTGTATTGTAGTGGCTGCACAATGACATTGGCTAACCTCAACGTCCACCACAATCTAGGTCCGGCGAATGGAATTTATGTTGACGCGGGAAGTGTCTATATAAGGGATTCAGTTCTGATGAGCAACAATGGCGGAATCTACGGTGAGACGTTGAATATGACTAATACAACCGTCACAGGACACACATTTTCGGGTCTCGGTGGGAGGCATATAACAATCATCAACTCAAAGATAGTCAACAATAACGGACGGGGAATATATGGCGGCGATACCATGACGATAGAAAATTCAACCATTGCTGGCAATAAGGAAGGGGGACTTACTAGCTTTGGCACGGCAACGATTCGCAATTCAATGATCAGTAACAACAAGACGCTGGCCGGGGGAGGTGGTGGAGGGATAGGGAATGGCGGCACAATGTATATTATCGGTTGCAGCATAACGGGAAATCAGGCAGCGCAAGGCGGCGGAATCTGGACCAGCGGCGGGCGACTTTTCGTGACGAATTCGACCATAAGCGGAAACACGGCATTGGGTTTTAGCCCTGTGGGTTTGGGAGGGGGAATCTATAATGCGACAACTGCCTCGTCCGGTTCACAGGTGACCTTGATAAACTCGACTATTGTTAATAATCAGTCCCGGGGGATGGGTGGCGGAATTCGTCAGGATGCAACTGGCACGATGACCGTTCGAAACACGATCATTGCCCAAAATATATCGCTGTCAACCAATGAGGCAGATGTGTCGGGATCGTTTATATCGGACGGGGTAAATTTAGTTGGAAATACGACGGGGAGCACTGGTTGGATCTCCGTCGATCTGCTAAATCAAAATGCTAACATTGCCCCGTTTGGCAATAACGGTTCAAATACCTGGACTCATGCGTTGCTGCCGGGCAGTCCGGCAATTAACGCTGGCAATAATGCACTTACCGTTGACCCGCAAACGATGCTTCCGTTGATGACGGATCAGCGAGGATTTGTCCGATTCGTTGGCGGCCGAAATCCCACAGTCGACATCGGAGCCTATGAAGCCTCCTATTCATCATCACCCGTAACAGTACGCGGCCGAATAACGACTTTCAGCGGCCGAGGGGTCGACCGCACGCGGATCATGCTGGATGACGGGACCGGAAATATTCGTTACGGGCAAACAAATCCTTTTGGATATTACCGCTTTAATAATTTAATACCCGGCACGACCTACACAATTACTATTAGTCATAAGTCATCTTTTTTTACGTTCATTTCGCCGCAGTTCTTTACAGCCGATCAGAACCGCAGCGATCTTAATTTCATAACCGGTTTATAG
- the pabB gene encoding aminodeoxychorismate synthase component I produces the protein MKPASRDKIAVMQQIDISADELVSALLNIAASETVCILDSCGVNHLGSHLLIAGIEPVSLHKIANEEFEKTLTILDEALDSKHLASIFTISYDLGKKLLGISPEISVNKEPDVFLAQFDSLIVHDYNTGITNIVGEPVRFDSIRSKLVSNICNLKSEFSNGHVDVRSNFTRDEYLSAIETIKELIRQGDTYQTNLTQQLSAKLPEGLKPETIFYRLRRDHPAPFAAFIKRLDSTVVSASPERFFCVDAAQSKISTSPIKGTRPRGETAAEDAALRQALLESTKDRAENTMIVDLLRNDLGRISEYGSVHVEKLCDLEEHPTLFHLVSTISGEVKQNTSFSDILKAVFPCGSITGAPKLSTMRIINDTESTPRGLSMGAIGYYVPKDKFGLPETIDMSVAIRTMVIRDQIAVFNVGGGIVIDSDPDSEYEETLTKAKALIAALKPL, from the coding sequence GTGAAACCTGCGTCCCGTGATAAAATCGCGGTTATGCAGCAGATCGACATATCGGCGGACGAACTCGTTTCGGCACTTCTAAATATTGCCGCGAGCGAAACCGTATGCATTCTCGATAGCTGCGGCGTTAATCATCTCGGCTCGCACCTGTTGATCGCCGGCATCGAACCTGTTTCTCTTCATAAAATAGCCAATGAAGAATTCGAGAAAACACTAACAATTCTTGACGAGGCTTTAGATTCAAAACATCTCGCATCGATCTTCACGATCTCTTATGATCTCGGGAAAAAGCTGCTTGGTATATCACCGGAAATATCCGTCAACAAAGAGCCCGACGTCTTTCTTGCCCAATTCGATTCACTGATCGTCCATGATTACAACACCGGTATAACTAATATAGTTGGCGAACCCGTGCGGTTTGATTCTATTAGATCAAAGCTCGTTTCAAACATCTGCAATCTCAAATCTGAATTTTCAAATGGTCATGTAGATGTGCGATCAAATTTCACGCGCGATGAATATCTTTCGGCAATTGAAACGATAAAGGAACTGATCAGGCAGGGAGATACATATCAGACGAATCTGACGCAGCAGTTGTCAGCAAAATTGCCTGAAGGCCTCAAGCCGGAAACAATATTCTATCGATTGCGGCGTGACCATCCTGCACCATTTGCCGCTTTTATTAAGAGGCTGGATTCGACAGTCGTTTCGGCTTCACCGGAGCGATTTTTCTGTGTGGATGCCGCCCAGAGTAAAATCTCAACTTCGCCAATTAAAGGCACACGACCACGCGGCGAAACGGCCGCCGAAGATGCCGCACTTCGCCAAGCACTTCTCGAAAGTACAAAAGATCGTGCCGAAAATACGATGATCGTCGATCTGCTCCGAAACGACCTCGGACGCATAAGCGAATACGGCAGCGTGCATGTTGAAAAACTCTGCGATCTCGAAGAGCATCCGACGCTGTTTCACCTTGTTTCGACCATCAGCGGCGAGGTGAAACAAAACACGTCGTTTTCGGATATTCTAAAGGCCGTCTTCCCTTGCGGCTCGATCACCGGCGCTCCGAAGTTAAGCACAATGCGAATAATCAACGATACGGAGTCAACGCCGCGTGGCTTGTCTATGGGTGCGATTGGATACTATGTTCCAAAAGACAAATTCGGCCTGCCCGAGACCATCGACATGAGTGTCGCTATCCGCACAATGGTCATCCGAGATCAAATTGCCGTTTTTAACGTCGGCGGAGGCATCGTGATCGACAGCGATCCCGACAGCGAATACGAGGAAACTCTAACAAAAGCAAAAGCACTCATTGCCGCCCTGAAGCCCTTATAA
- a CDS encoding amino acid permease — protein MNSENDTKQTLIRGLGLIAAISIIIGNVIGTGVFLKSRVMTCNMGDPQWVILAWVAAGLLSLAGALTYAELTAMRPVASAQNVLLEEAYGKPASFLFGWMQILIARPGSQAAAAMAFAIGMNDFLDNKLAASIASFPIAGTTFELTTLQLVAVMVIVIFTTLNCASVMLTGRIATALTFVKMALILFVGIGAFVLVSGNFGHFSLLNSGGTCEGVDEAVKIGSSSYTFLAGFAAAMLGALWAYDGWDNLTFVAGEVKDPKRNIPLAIIGSMFLVIVLYVIAQIAYFYVLDPTTIASVSKNSSVAKAVVGMFFGGNAASIATGAAVAFFTVGLMLSSLGTLHTSLLAAGRIPYRMAREGMMFPIFGRLSVNHVPVTSVLFIGLLACVLALIGSFDALTDYVVFAMWIFYALITGSVFIYRRKFPDLERPYKAWGYPVVPAVFILVALWLLYRTVIDAPGKALTGLAIILLGLPVYYYFNSKGLKSDVPEEE, from the coding sequence ATGAACTCCGAAAACGACACAAAACAGACACTGATACGCGGCCTCGGCCTCATCGCGGCGATCTCCATTATTATCGGCAATGTTATCGGCACGGGAGTTTTCCTGAAGTCGCGTGTGATGACCTGCAATATGGGAGATCCGCAATGGGTGATACTTGCGTGGGTAGCAGCCGGACTGCTTTCGCTCGCGGGTGCATTGACCTATGCGGAACTTACCGCGATGCGTCCAGTTGCATCGGCGCAGAACGTTCTGCTCGAGGAGGCATACGGCAAGCCGGCGAGTTTTCTTTTTGGCTGGATGCAGATACTCATCGCCCGGCCGGGTTCACAAGCCGCTGCTGCTATGGCGTTTGCGATCGGGATGAATGATTTTCTCGATAACAAACTTGCAGCATCGATTGCGAGTTTTCCAATCGCGGGAACGACATTTGAATTGACGACACTACAGCTTGTCGCGGTGATGGTGATCGTTATATTTACGACATTGAACTGTGCTTCTGTGATGCTCACAGGTCGTATCGCAACTGCTCTGACGTTCGTCAAAATGGCGTTGATCCTTTTCGTCGGCATCGGTGCTTTTGTTCTTGTCAGTGGTAATTTCGGTCACTTTTCGTTGTTGAACTCCGGCGGCACATGCGAGGGGGTTGATGAAGCGGTAAAGATCGGATCGTCATCTTACACCTTTCTTGCCGGATTTGCGGCGGCGATGCTCGGTGCTTTGTGGGCATATGACGGATGGGATAATTTGACGTTTGTCGCGGGCGAGGTGAAGGATCCAAAACGCAATATTCCTTTGGCGATCATCGGTAGCATGTTCCTCGTTATCGTGCTGTACGTCATCGCTCAAATCGCCTACTTTTATGTGCTTGATCCGACGACTATCGCTTCAGTATCGAAGAACTCTTCCGTAGCAAAAGCCGTGGTCGGTATGTTTTTTGGCGGCAACGCGGCATCGATCGCGACAGGTGCAGCGGTTGCGTTCTTCACGGTTGGACTGATGCTGTCATCTTTAGGAACACTTCATACATCGCTGCTAGCTGCGGGACGAATTCCGTATAGAATGGCTCGTGAAGGGATGATGTTTCCCATCTTTGGACGTCTTTCGGTCAATCACGTTCCCGTGACTTCGGTCCTGTTTATCGGCCTGCTTGCGTGCGTTCTAGCTTTGATCGGTTCGTTCGATGCGTTGACGGATTATGTTGTGTTCGCGATGTGGATATTTTACGCATTGATAACAGGCTCGGTCTTTATTTATCGCAGGAAATTTCCAGATCTCGAACGGCCGTACAAAGCCTGGGGCTATCCCGTCGTTCCCGCCGTCTTTATCTTGGTTGCATTGTGGCTGCTTTACAGAACTGTAATCGATGCTCCGGGCAAAGCGTTGACGGGATTGGCGATCATTCTGCTGGGTTTGCCGGTGTATTACTATTTTAATAGTAAAGGGCTCAAATCTGATGTCCCGGAGGAAGAGTAG
- a CDS encoding PilZ domain-containing protein, whose product MSIRDRRSGTERRASNRYSIEMDVEWEGAAGRQPGTVSDVSIEGCFVLSSGEINDGDPVKVFVPLADGMKVQFDGKVANHVYEIGFGVRFEQLTAAQRDVLIKIVRETEGS is encoded by the coding sequence ATGTCAATCAGAGATAGACGCAGCGGCACTGAACGCCGCGCATCAAATCGATATTCGATAGAAATGGACGTTGAATGGGAAGGTGCCGCCGGGCGTCAGCCGGGAACCGTTAGCGATGTCAGCATTGAAGGTTGTTTTGTTCTGAGTTCAGGCGAGATAAATGACGGTGATCCCGTTAAAGTATTTGTGCCGCTGGCCGATGGAATGAAAGTCCAATTTGACGGCAAGGTTGCCAACCATGTTTATGAGATCGGCTTTGGAGTGCGTTTTGAACAGCTCACGGCCGCGCAGCGCGATGTGTTGATAAAGATCGTCAGGGAAACGGAAGGAAGCTAA
- a CDS encoding UDP-N-acetylmuramoyl-L-alanyl-D-glutamate--2,6-diaminopimelate ligase → MSTNKTTTKEIATQLNAELFGAATSIPTGVTHDSRQAREGTLFVAITGATVDGHRFVDDVMRRGAAGIISELDPPADFDGAWLKVKDARVALAKAAAVINGNPSLDLDLVGVTGTNGKTTTTYLIFALAEAAGKKPAMLTTVEYRIGDKSESAVRTTPEASDTNRFLREAVDAGCSMAVMETSSQAIDLRRCDWLRFKVAVFTNLTRDHLDYHKTMENYFDAKKKLFDGRLGEKPGASVINIDDEWGVKLADELRSAGERVVTFSQNPVAVAPGSDKLADLTATGIEVSLIRGTSFLLKTPAGERQIKSPLVGKPHVYNMLSATAAALELGYDLDSISNGLSTCVGAPGRFERVPHDGDFAVVVDYAHTDDALLNTLKTARDLTEGKIITVFGCGGDRDQTKRRPMGEVAGEYSDLVIITSDNPRNEDPLNILSEIEIGVKEKSPPYEIIPDRREAINRAIYSAKANDVVIIAGKGHETYQIVGGDKFHFDDREVAAESLSRLKEDA, encoded by the coding sequence TTGAGCACAAACAAAACTACAACAAAAGAAATCGCAACACAGCTAAACGCTGAATTATTTGGCGCAGCGACATCGATCCCGACAGGCGTCACGCATGACTCCCGCCAGGCCCGTGAAGGCACACTGTTTGTCGCGATTACGGGAGCCACCGTTGACGGACATCGATTTGTCGATGATGTAATGCGGCGAGGTGCGGCGGGGATTATTTCGGAGTTAGATCCGCCTGCGGACTTTGATGGAGCTTGGTTAAAGGTCAAAGATGCCCGTGTCGCTCTGGCAAAAGCTGCCGCAGTTATCAACGGCAATCCATCTCTTGACCTCGATCTCGTTGGGGTCACCGGAACGAACGGCAAGACGACAACGACCTATCTCATCTTTGCACTGGCCGAAGCCGCTGGGAAAAAGCCTGCGATGCTAACAACGGTCGAATACCGGATCGGCGACAAAAGCGAATCAGCCGTCCGCACTACGCCTGAGGCATCGGACACAAACCGCTTCCTTCGTGAAGCTGTGGATGCGGGATGCTCGATGGCTGTTATGGAAACTTCTTCGCAGGCTATCGACCTTCGCCGCTGTGATTGGCTTCGGTTCAAGGTTGCCGTCTTTACAAACCTAACGCGTGATCATCTTGATTATCACAAGACAATGGAGAATTACTTCGACGCCAAGAAGAAACTCTTCGACGGCCGACTCGGCGAAAAACCGGGCGCTTCGGTGATAAATATCGATGACGAGTGGGGAGTGAAGCTGGCCGACGAATTGAGGTCAGCCGGTGAGCGTGTTGTCACCTTTTCGCAAAACCCAGTCGCTGTCGCTCCCGGTTCTGACAAGCTTGCCGATCTGACGGCGACTGGTATCGAAGTTTCTCTTATTCGCGGCACGTCATTCTTGCTCAAAACCCCAGCCGGTGAAAGACAGATCAAGTCGCCGTTAGTGGGCAAGCCGCACGTTTACAATATGCTTTCTGCGACTGCCGCGGCGTTAGAACTCGGTTATGATCTCGATTCGATCTCAAACGGTTTGTCCACTTGTGTCGGTGCTCCGGGAAGATTTGAACGTGTGCCGCACGACGGCGATTTTGCGGTCGTAGTAGATTACGCACACACCGACGACGCCTTGCTGAATACGCTGAAGACCGCTCGTGATCTCACCGAAGGCAAGATCATCACTGTCTTTGGCTGCGGCGGAGACCGTGATCAGACCAAACGACGACCGATGGGCGAGGTTGCGGGCGAATACAGCGATCTCGTGATAATCACTTCCGACAATCCGCGCAACGAGGACCCACTAAACATACTTTCTGAAATTGAAATTGGTGTGAAAGAAAAAAGTCCACCTTACGAGATAATTCCCGACCGCAGAGAGGCAATCAATCGGGCCATATATTCCGCAAAGGCAAATGATGTTGTGATTATTGCGGGTAAGGGACACGAAACCTATCAGATCGTCGGCGGTGACAAGTTTCACTTCGATGACCGCGAGGTCGCGGCGGAATCTCTTTCGAGATTGAAAGAGGACGCTTAG
- the tig gene encoding trigger factor yields the protein MKSEIKEISPTQKEIHLQIDAEAVKASYAKVSKKYADRASVPGFRKGYAPLDVVRLRFKDDIKSEVLQDVVPTAVTAAIQEHNLQPLTEPHLHLDDHETVEVNGSVPLSLHIHVEVMPPVPEPSYKGIEVTRRVKPVEDSEIEGLITERLQKEAALIPVEGRKSKAGDTVIVDIEGVFDGDSTGEPIKADDLEVELGGEHIEKSFTENLMGVKPDDEKEFTVAYPEEFSSQPLAGKTVHYKAKIKSVGKTEVPKLDDAWATSLDEGYESLADLRKRLRADLEKVSEADADARVRNDAVAKLIEENSFEIPGVLIENQARNLLNNFAQDMQQRGIDLNQVDKQFIEMAYGNMRQQAERDVRGSMLLDKIAEMEKIEVADAEVDEEIDKMAAYYRASADEIRESLEKQGGGVENIRGNLKTRKSIEALAAVAKITDGPWVDESAQVTAGVDEKTADKKEKPKKAPAKKKAAKAKED from the coding sequence ATGAAAAGCGAAATAAAGGAAATTTCACCTACACAAAAAGAGATACATTTGCAGATCGATGCCGAGGCTGTTAAGGCCTCTTATGCTAAGGTCAGCAAGAAATATGCAGATCGGGCAAGCGTGCCCGGCTTTCGAAAAGGCTATGCGCCGCTTGATGTCGTCCGCTTGCGTTTTAAGGACGATATAAAGAGCGAAGTGCTGCAGGACGTAGTTCCAACTGCCGTTACTGCGGCAATTCAGGAGCATAACCTTCAACCGCTGACAGAACCGCATTTACACCTCGACGATCATGAAACAGTAGAGGTCAATGGCTCCGTGCCGTTGTCGCTGCATATTCATGTCGAAGTGATGCCGCCGGTTCCTGAACCGTCTTACAAAGGCATCGAGGTTACTCGCCGCGTAAAACCGGTTGAAGATAGCGAGATCGAAGGCCTAATCACCGAACGTCTCCAAAAGGAAGCCGCTCTAATTCCGGTCGAAGGCCGTAAATCGAAGGCTGGAGATACGGTCATCGTGGATATAGAAGGCGTTTTCGACGGCGATTCCACGGGTGAACCGATAAAGGCTGATGATCTGGAAGTTGAACTTGGCGGTGAGCATATCGAAAAGTCTTTCACGGAAAATTTGATGGGTGTAAAGCCGGACGATGAGAAGGAATTCACTGTCGCATATCCCGAAGAATTTTCGTCGCAGCCGCTTGCCGGCAAAACGGTTCATTACAAGGCAAAAATAAAATCGGTCGGCAAGACCGAAGTTCCGAAGCTTGATGACGCCTGGGCGACGAGTCTTGACGAAGGTTACGAATCGCTTGCCGATCTGCGTAAACGGCTGCGTGCCGATCTTGAAAAGGTATCTGAGGCTGACGCGGACGCTCGTGTTCGAAACGATGCTGTTGCTAAGTTGATCGAAGAAAATTCGTTTGAAATTCCCGGCGTCCTGATCGAAAATCAGGCCCGTAATCTGCTGAACAATTTTGCGCAGGATATGCAGCAGCGCGGCATCGATCTCAATCAAGTAGATAAGCAATTTATCGAGATGGCTTACGGCAATATGCGTCAGCAAGCCGAACGCGATGTTCGCGGGTCTATGCTGCTCGATAAGATTGCCGAAATGGAAAAAATTGAAGTAGCGGACGCCGAGGTTGACGAGGAGATCGACAAAATGGCGGCCTACTACAGAGCTTCGGCAGACGAGATACGCGAATCTCTCGAAAAACAAGGCGGCGGAGTTGAGAATATTCGAGGTAACCTAAAGACACGAAAATCCATCGAGGCACTAGCCGCTGTTGCGAAGATCACTGATGGCCCGTGGGTCGATGAATCGGCGCAAGTGACCGCAGGTGTGGACGAGAAAACTGCTGATAAAAAAGAAAAGCCAAAAAAGGCCCCTGCTAAGAAAAAGGCTGCTAAGGCTAAGGAAGATTAA